CTTGGCGGTCAAAGGCGGCATCTTGCGTGGATGCAACAAGGTGAGGCAAGTCCTCGAAACGAAAGGCTTAACGGGGCGCGAGGGCCCCGGCCCAGGACAGCAAGCCCGACGCTTGACAAATGTCTTATCTTTCTTTAGTATCGAACTGTATAGGCAGATCGTAGCTCGGAGTCTGTCGAGGAGTGTAATGATAAGAGCCAAAAAAGCCGAAGGAGGAGAGATGATAAGGAAATGGTTGCTGACAGCGGGGGTCGTGAGTCTTTTCACGGCTACCGGATGGGCAACGTCCGTGGCGGTAATCGACGACTTCACAACACTTGATCCAGGGAACCTGGGCGTTGTAGCGTCGCCGGATTCCTGCCCTGGAGATGCATCTCCCCAGACCTACGGGGGATCGAATGCAATCGGGCAGCGGCAAGTGACCGTGAACCGCACCGGTGGAACCGGGTGCGCCACTTTTTCGGTAGCTACTCCGTCGCCGCGCGCCGAGCTGTCCCTGGACAGCGACACCTCAGGCGAGGCCATGATTTTGTGGAACGTCGCCGATCCTGGAACGCTCAGCAGCGCGATTATGGGCGCTCATCACCTTTCGTTCCTCTACCGCGCTGACGGGGGCGTGGTGACTACCGGCCCCAACCAGAGCTCTGTCGCCTTCAATCTGTGTCTCAATAGCGGCGCTTGCATGTCGTTCGCGCAGAATTTCGTTGGCCCCTTGGTCCCGTTGCAGCAGATCACCTGGAGCTTCAACGACTTCTTCAACTACGACGCGTTCTGGAACGACCTCAACAACGGCGCGCTGATTTCGTCGATTCAATTGACGCTCGCTGGCATGAACGGACAGAACCTGATCATCGACCAGATTCAGATCACGACGCCGGAGCCGGCCACCTTCGTACTCATGGGTTCGGCCCTGGCGGGGCTCGCGCTACTCCGCCGCCGACGGTTGGTCTAAGCGTACCCGGTCTCGCAACCGCGGGCTCGATCCTTCCGGGGATCGAGCCCGTTTTGCTTTCGCCATGTCATTTTCGATCACCGACTACGGAGCCGCCCTCGAGCGAATCCTGAGAAATCCCGGCGACCGCCGCGTGCTCGACGGCGTCACGGCGGAGGCCCTTTTCCCCACAGGCCGCAATCCCGCCGCCGCGATGGCAGGGCTCTGGATTCGGGCCGGCGACGACGACCGCGCGCACACGATCGCCCAGGATCTTCACGACGCCGATGGCAGCTTCTGGCACGGCATCGTTCACCGCCGCGAACCGGACCCGGGCAACTCCGGGTACTGGTTCCGGCGCACGGGCAGGCACCCGGTGTTCCCCGCCCTGCTCGCGGCGGTGAAGACGCTCGAGTTGCCCTCGCGCTTCGTTCCGGGCGCGCAGTGGGACCCGTTCGCCTGGATCGATTTCTGGGAGTACGCACGCCGGCGGCCGGACTCGGCGGAGTGGCGCACGGCGCTCGAGATCGAGCGCCTGGAATGGGAGATCCTGTTCGATTACTGCGCTCGCAGAATGTCATAATTCAGAGGTGCGCAGCAAAGCGGCCGTCCTGACGCGTTACAACTCCCCCCTCGAAATTCGTGAGTACCCGGTTCCGGAATCGGCGGGTCCGGGCGAGGCGATCGTGCGCGTGGAGATGGCCGGCATCTGCGGCACGGATGTCCACCTGTGGAAGGGCGAGCTACCCGTGCCGCTGCCGGTGATCCTGGGGCACGAGTCCGCCGGACGGATTCAGGCTCTCGGAAGCGGTCTCGAGCGGGACTGGCGGGGAGAGACTCTGCATGCCGGGGACCGGGTCACGTGGGCCAGCTCCATCGTGTGCGGGGAATGTTTCTACTGCCGGGTGAAGCGCCAGCCGACGCGATGCGTGGGCCGGAAGGCGTACGGCATCTCCTACTGCTGCGACGATGCCCCACACCTCCGCGGCGGGTACGCGGAAACGATCGTGCTGCGGGCGGGGTCGAGCATTTTCAAGCTGCCGGATTCTCTGGATACGGTGGCGCTCGTGGGCGCGGGATGCGCGCTAACGACGGCCATTCACGGACTCGAGCGGTGTCCGGTCGGGTGGGGCGATGTGGTGGTGATCCAGGGCACGGGTCCGGTGGGCCTGGCGGCGCTGGCCGTGGCGAAACAATCGGGCGCCGGGCGGATCATCGCCGTCGGCGGCCCTCCGCACCGGCTGGAGTTGGCGCGGCGGTTCGGCGGGGACGTGACGGTGGATGTCGATGAGGTCCGGGGGCCGGAACGGCAAGAGCGGGTGATCGAGGCCACCGGAGGGTTCGGGGCCGATGTCGTCGTGGAGTGCGTGGGCCATCCGGAGGCGGTGAACGAAGGGATCGAACTCGCGCGGGACGGCGGCAAGTTCCTGGTGCTTGGCCAGTACGCCAACGCCGGGAACATCTCCTTCAACCCCCACACGATTACGAGGAAGCAGCTCGAGATTCGCGGGTCCTGGGGATTCGAGCCGCGCCATGTGGACGCCGCGATGCGCATGCTCGGAATCGGACGCTGGGCGGAGCTGTTCGCCGGTCTGGTAACGCACAGGTATCGGCTCGAAGATGCCAACGAAGCCATCGAAACGGTGCGGGATTGGCGATCCGGAAAGACGGTGCTGGTTCCCTGAGATGGGTCGCGCGGCGGCGGTAGCGGTGGCGGCTGCGTTGCTGGGGGGCATCGTTTGGCTGGCGCTGCGCGACGATCCTCCGGCGGAGGTGAATTTCGCACGGGTGTATCGCGGCAGGCTAGTGAGCCGGCTCGTGACCAATGGGCGAATCGAGGCTGGCGAGGCGGTGATGGTGTCCATGCCGCGCGACGGGCGGATCGTGCGGGTGGCCGTGAAGGAGGGCGCCCGGGTGGCCGCGGGCGGGGCAATCGCCCAGTTGGATACCAGCGATCTGCAAACCGAGTTGGCCGCCGCGCGCGCGCGGCTGGCGGAAGCGAAGGATGCCGTGCGGTTAGCCGGCTCGGGCCCGGGGCGGACGGCCCGCGCCGAGATCGACGCCGCCATCGAGAGGTCGCGGCGGGACCGTGACGATGCCGCCGCGAAGATCCCGGGGCTCGAACGGCTGGTGGCCAAGGAGGCTGCACCGCGCTCCGAACTCAGCCAGATGCGCGAGCGGGTGCGCGCACTCGACCTCGAGATCGAAGGGTTGAGGAAGCGCCGTGAGTCGACGCCGCCGGACTCGTCGCGCGAGCCCGCCGAAGCGCGCGTTCGGGAGTCCGAAGCCGCCATCTCCGAGTTCGAAGGCCGCCTGGCTCAAAGCACGGTGCGGACGCGGGAAGGTGGTGTCGTGTACGAATTGACGATCCGGAACCCCGGCGTGGCGAGGGCGGGAGAAACGATCGCGCGCGTGGGTAAGGTCGATCCGGTGAAGGCGCTGATCTACGTAGATGAGCCCGAGCTCGGCCGCGTCACCACGGGAATGGCGGTACGGATCACCTGGGACGGGCAGCCGAACCGCGAGTGGACGGCGGCGGTGACGCGGATGCCGTCGCAGATCGTAGCGTTGAACTCACGGCAGGTAGGCGAGGTGGAGTGCGAAGTGGCGAACGCGGACGGCATGCTGCTGCCGGGGGCGAACGTCAACGCGGAACTGGTGACGAAGGTGAGCGAGGGCGTGTTGCTGGCGCCCACCGGTGCGATCCGGCGGGCCGGCTCGGAAACAGGCGTGTGGGTTCTCTCCGGGGAGCGGATCGAGTGGAGGGCAGTGACCATTGGCGGATCGAGCGCCACCGAGACCGAGATCATTTCTGGGGTTTCGGACGGAGAGAGCGTGGCCCTTGGAGCTTATGATTCGTTACGGGCGGGAGATCGAGTGCGAACACGGTACCCGTAGCGATGCCGCCGTCCTGTTCCCAGACCGCCAGGATACGCTTGCCGGTGTAGATCACTTGCGGATAAGCCCCCGAAGGTGACAATAGGGTTTCCCTATCCTCGCGCGAGGAACGGGAGCGAATGCCGTCGGACGCAGTCCATACGGCGAACACGTCGTCATTGAGACCCGCCGCGATAGCTGGATCCTTGCCGCGGCCGAGTTCGCTCTCCGGACTGCCGGGAAGGGCGACGAAGATCGAGTTCTCGCGTCGCCAGACGGTGTAGATCTTACCGGTGGCGGAAACGGCCAATCCGCCGCCGTCCATGGGGCATGCGTCGATCTTCCAGGTTCCGCGGCCGAGGCGGGAGGCGAGCGAGAACGCGGGCTGGCCAGCCGGAGACCGGGAGTAGAACAAGTCGCGGGAACCATCGAGTGCGTTGCGCCACATCACGTGGACGTCGCCCGCCAGGCCAATCTTCACGGTAGGGTGGCAGCACTGGCAGATTGTCCCGTCCGGTGATTCGTAAACGAGGAAGTCCTTCGACCAGGTGAGGCCGCCATCGATCGATTGCGATCCATAGAGCCGCGTCCCCTTCGCGCGCAAGTCAAGCCAGACGGCCACGATGGCGCCGTTGCCGTTGGCCATGGCGTGAAGACCTTCCCGGGCTGAACCTTCAACATCATTTACGCGGACCGGCCCCTGCCAGGTTTGGCCATCGTCGGTGGAGCGCCAGGCCAGGAGGTCCCCATCGGCGCCACCGCCCCTGGCCCCGGCAACGGCGGTGATCACGATGTTGCCGGCCTGGAAGGCGACGCGCGGTCCGCGGTGACGGCCGAGTGCGAGTTTGCCGCCGGCCGGGATGCGCACGGGGCCGGAGAAGGTAGCGCCGTCGTCCGAGGAAGCGGCGTAGTAGATATCGTTCCCGGCGCCGAAGACCATCCCGATCCGGTCCCCGGTGGAGGCAAGCTGGGGCTGCTGGTACTTGACGTCGGGTGATGGCGGGGTCACCTTCATCGCCAGGAGCAGCGCGAGCGGCAAAACCATGTCCCTATGGTAGACGTTCGTGAAGCCGACGAGGTTAGGCGAGATCGAAAAGGAGGATCTCCGCGCCTTCGCCGGACTCAATGGCAAGCGCGCCCTCGTCGCTCACGGCGGCGCCATCGCCCTCGCGCAGAGTCTGTCCATTGACGGTCAGGGAGCCGCGCGCCGTCTGAAGCCATGCGTGGCGGCCGGGAGCAAGGCGGTGTTCAACGGCGCTGCCGGGGGCGAGGACCGAGGCGTAAAGATCCGCGTCCTGCTCGATTCGCATGGAGCCGTCGCGCCCATCGGCGGACGCCATCAGGAGGAGCCGGTTCGCCTTCTCTTCCGGCGTGAACATGCGTTGCTCGTAGCCGGGCGTGAGGCCGCGCTCGCGGGGGCGGAGCCAGATTTGCAGAAGCCGGGTTTTTCCTTCCTTGAGCGGGTTGAACTCGCTGTGCATGACGCCGGAACCGGCAGTCATCCGCTGGACTTCTCCCTCGCGGATTTCTGCCTCGTTGCCCATTGAGTCCCTGTGAGCGATAGCGCCGTCGAGCATGTAGGTGATGATCTCCATGTCGCGGTGCGAGTGCATGGGGAAACCGGCGCCCGCGGCGATTCGGTCGTCGTTGATGACGCGAAGGGCGCGGAAGCCCATGTGAGCCGGATCGTAGTATTCGGCAAACGAGAACGAAAAGCGTGTATCGAGCCAGCCATGATTGGCGTGGCCGCGTTGATCAGCCGGTCGAATTGTTATCACGAACTATAGGATTCAGAACCGGTGGATTTGGTCGCAAGAGCATGGCGGGACCGGGGATTCGGGGAACGGCGGAGCAGACGCCAAAGGATCGCGGTGCCCGCGGCGAGGGCGGCCGATGTAGGAATGGCCCACGATTCGTCCCATTGCGCCCAAGGAAGGCCGGCGGCGATGCCCAGGTAGTGCAGCACCACGTATGTCCAAAAGACGTAGACCGTAACGAATCCTGAGAATGCCAGCAGCACCGTATTGACGACTCGGTTCCGTTGACGGCGGGCCTGGTCGAGCGTGCAGACGCCCTGGCTCCGGAAGTAGACAACGACGGCGAGCAGAAGAAACGCGATTGCAGCGACCCGGAAATGCCACTTGTAGTCGCCATAGAGCCAGTTGCCGAGGCTGTTGGCGGCCGCCACCGTGGAGAGGCCGGCGAGCACCATGACGATCGGCGTGAGGCAGCAGAGTCCGCCCACGAGTCCGCTAAGCGCGGACAGCAGGAAAACGGGCTTGTCGCTGGCGCGGTCTTCTTCCATGTCCGATACTTCGATGATATCAACTGGGTGGTCACGGTCCATATGCGGATACACTGAGACCCATGGCTGTTATCGACACACACGCGCACATATATTCACCTGACGAGCGCAGGTATCCACCGATTGAGAAGCCGCTGCGGGTCCCGGGCGGCAAGGGATCGCTCGAAGACCTGAAGAGAGAGGCAGGGGCGGCGGCAGTGGACGCGGTGTGCGCGATCCAGGTGAGCACGTACTACCGGTTCGACAACCGGTACATTCTGGATTCGGCGGCGGCGAACCGGAAGTGGGTGGCCGGGGTCTGTACGCTGGACCCGGACAATCCGGAGTCGCCCGCAATGTTGAAGCGATTCGCACGGGAGTTCGGAGTGCGTGGGATGCGATCGATCCCAGGCAAAGACGGGAGGCTCGATGCGCCGGGAGTCCGCGCGTTGTGGAAGGCGGGGTGGGAAGCCGGAATTGTGATCAACGTGCTGGTGGGCGAGGACAAGGCGCCGGACGTTCACAAGATGCTGTACGACTTCCCAAAGCTGCCGGTGGTGCTTGATCATTGCATGAATCCGAAAGCGGGGCCGGGGCTCACGAAGACGGTAGACGTGGTGCGGGGGCTGGCGAAGTATCGGAACCTGCATGCGAAGCTCACGTTCATCCCGACCGGTAGCGCAACCGGGTATCCGTGCGCCGACATGCACGACGCATGCATGAAGATCGCCGAGGCGTACGGGCCGGAGCGATGCGTGTGGGGCAGCGATTTTCCGTGTGAGCTGTGGTGCCCGAAGGTGTCGTACCGCGAGCACCTGCGGATCTTCACCGACGACCTGCCGTTCAACCGGCGGGCGCGGGCCGAGATTCTCGGCGGGACGGCGGAGCGGCTCTGGTTCGGGCGGCGTTAGCGTAGCGCGGTGGACGCGGTGGTCGACGTCGAGGCGTTCCGGCGCCGATGGTGATATTCTTGTCGGCACTATGAATCGGAGCACACTAATTCTGGAATTGCGCGACGTCCACGGTGAGTTTATCGACGACTCCGTGCGGGTGGAAATCCGGAACCGGGTTCTGGACTCGGAGAAGATGGCCATCGACACAAACACGAAGAAGAAGGCGGCGCCAATCAAGAACGTCGCCGCATTCCCACAGGGATTGGCCGAAGTGACGATCAAGCCGGATCGATACCGGATGACGAGCCTGTTCGTGAACGTGCCCGCCGGTAGCCCGCTGACCGTTCCGGTGACGCTTTTTGTGAATCCAAGCAAAGCGGAGCCGACGTTTCCCACGATCACAAAGCTCCCCGACGACCTCCGGCAGCTTCTCAAGGCGTCAAAGTTCGACGCGGCGGACTGGAACAAGATGGACCCGCTCGACAAGGCGGGCTTGATGAACATCTGCGCGAAAGCGCGGACGATCGCGCTCGATGGGGGCCGGACAATCGCGGACGCGTTCCGCAAGATCATCCAAAAGAAGCCAGCGCGAATTCACACGGTGGTGGACCCGGATTTGTACGTCGCAGTGCAGGCGCTGCCGCAGGTCTTCGATGGCGTGAACGGGGCCCTGCACGAGTTCCCGGACGGGTGGAAGCGCCTCGAAGCCGACAGCAGCTTCAAGACGCGCGACAGGGCCGGCGTGCTGCAGTTGACCTTCGCGCGCGACACCTCCGGAGAGGATCTGTGGATGGTGGACGCCGATATCGACGATCACTCCGGCATCGAGCACGCCTTCGACGTGGTCCGCCACCACATCACCGGAACGGATACCAACCCCTACGATATTCATCAGATTCTGATCCTTTTTCAAGGGCTCGACCCCGGCTATCGACTGCTGTAGGAGGCGCCCATGCCAGAGATACGCATTGATGGAATCGGGATCGCGACGCCGGACGATCCGGATGCATCCCTCGGCCGGTACCTGCTACGGAACCTGCCGCTCGCGCTCGCCCCAGGCGGGTTGGAGGCGATGCTCGACCGTCCGCTGAGCGAGGTGGATCTGGCCGCCGCGCGCGGTGGACTGGTGGTTCAGGACAGCGCCGACGCCGGCAATGGCGCAGCCGAGTGGACGATCAGCGCCGGCGCGAACGCGGAGATCGGCATCTGGAATCGGGCCGCCGATACGGTGCTCGCGTCGGAACAGTTCGGACCTAAGACAGAGCTCAAGGTCCCCGCGAACCGGGCATTCGTGGGACTGTCCTTTCGCGGGCGCCTCGCGACCGGACCGGCGGTGGATCGCGGCGACCTGACGTTCGGCTTCTCAGCCGGCGGCTCTCTCGAAGTGAGCTACTACACGCCGATGGCGGCGAGCACGCCGCTTCGCAAGGCGTTGGAGAACGTGCTGCGGGAGTTCGTAGTGCCGGGCGATCTCGAGGACCTGGCGAAGCTCGGACCGAAGTCGGCCGCGAGTGTGCGGGGTAGCGGGCGTGTGGAGTTCAGAGTGAGCGGCAGTGTGGCGACGGTGGTGAATCCGTTGGCCGTGGAGATACCGGTGGTGTCCCGCCCACTGGGTGTGACCGCGGGCGCATCGGTGGCCGTCAGCGTGGGTGCGGCTTTCGTCGGCGAGTACGAGATCCGCGTGGTCGGACTGGGCGGCCGGCGGGTGAGTCTCGGGCTCTACCGGGCGTCCGGCGGCTCGTTCGACGTCAGCGTTGCCGCTTCGGCGGGCGCCAGTGGCGGCATCGGCGGGATGGATATCTCCGGCGCGATCCTGGGGGCGGTAGTCGGCCGGCCCGAGGTGGACCGGGATCTTCTTCGCGATGCCGGATTGAGCGAAGGCCGAATCGACGACCTGCGGGACACGGTAAGGGAGGCGGCCAACCACAAGCTCGCCGCATCGCTCGAAGCGGGATTCGCAAGTCTGCGGACTTCGGGGCCGGCGTTTCTGTTCACCGTGGACCTGGAAGCGCTCGATGCCGAATCCAGCCGGGCCGTGCGCGAGGCGCTGGATGGTGACTTCGGTGCGCTGACGGCGGATGGCGAACTGACGGGTGTGCGCATGGAGCGTTCGATCGCTCATGAGAGCCTGCGCGAGTCGAACCGCCTGCGGATCAACCTGTTCGGCATCTTCAACCACGAATCGCTGTTCGCGATGCTGCGGAAGGGCAAGGAGGTTTACGATCCTTCGAGCGGCGAGATTCTATTCCTGGACGAGGTAACCGCGCGGCGGCGCTCCGCGTGGATCGACAACACGCGGCGGATCTCGACCGAGCGCGTGGCGCGGCTGATGGCGGATACGATGCTCATCGCCCTGAGCCACACCGCGGCCGCTGGAGAGACCGAGATGGAGATCGAGCATTGGTACTTCGAATATCAACGGAGGACCAACGCGGCAGGCGTCAAAGACGACTTCGACGCGGCCGTGGCGCTGGAACTGAGCCAGCCTGGCGAAGTGACGTCGCTGTTGCCGCGGGAGCGCTTCAATCGGGTGACGCTGCTGGCGGAGACGCGATACGACGCGTCGCTGGCCCGGCGCGTCTTCCTGCGTCCTAGCGGCTCGGCGCGTCCGCGTGCCGATTTCGAGGACGCCGGTCGTCACGCGCTGCTGCTTCTCGAAGGAGGCGACGAGGCCGATTCCGGACGGGCGCAACTGGGCTCCGACGACGTGCTGTATCGAGCGATCGCGAACGTGGGTTCGCACCAGGGAGCGGTGGCGGCGATGAAGGCGCGTGGTGTCGCTGCGGGGCTTCAGGAAGCGATGTATACCGACTATCTCGCAATCGCCTGGTGGGCGGATGCGATGCGGACGCTCGCCGAGGACCTGGCGGAATTGGATCGCTTCCGGAACGAGGCGCCGGACGGTCTGCCCGTGGACGCGGCGAATGCGTACCGGAAGCTGCGGAAACGCCTGCAGGATCACCTCGGCGACGTCGTGAGCCGCACTAAGCCGCTATTCGGAGAACCGTGGGGCCTGGTGGCGATGTTCGTGGCGTCGGGCGGTAAAGCGCCGGCGCATGTGCGGATCACGGCGGAGGGCTTGCGGTATGACCGGTCTCGGGATTGGGAGCGGGCCGCGGCGGCAGTCGCGGGGGCAGGCGGTTGAGGCCGCGTCAGGTCCGGAGCCGGCGGTACAGCCACGCCTTGACGGTTTTCAGGTCGCGCTCGACGGTGGCGGCGGAAACGCCGAGCAGGTCTGCGGTCTCTTCGATCGTGCAGCCGAGGAGGTGGTGGAGTTCGACGATGCGGACCTTGCGTTGGTCGAGATCCTCGAGTTCACTCAAAGCCCGGTCCAGATCGAGCATGTCGCCGCTGCCGACGTCGATCCAGGCCAATTGCGGGCTCAGGGGGATTCGCGCCATACCGCCGCCGCGCTTTTCGGCCAGGTGAGAGCGGGCGTGATCGATGAGGATCATACGCATGAGCTTCGCCGCGAACGTAAAGAAATGAGCCCGGTCCGTCCATTCGGCCTTGCGTTGGTTGAGGAGCCGGAGGTAGAGTTCGTGGACGAGAGCGGTTGCTTGGAGCGTGGCCGCGCCGCGTTCGCGATTCAGGTAGCCGGCGGCGATCGCCCGAAGCTGCTCGTACACCACGGGCATCAACTGTTCGAACGCTTCCGGGTGTCCTTCTTTCCAGTCGCGCAACAGGAGAGTGATTTCGCCTGGCGATCGTTCCGGCACGTCTCCTCCGGGCGGTGAGCCCGAGTTCATGATACCGGAAAGCGGCGGCGATCAGTTCGAGCTGAGGTAGGCGGCGAGAAGCGCGGCAGTGGCGGCCGCCACCCAGAGCATCGTCTTTTCGAAGCCGGTGAATCCATTCCAGAAATCGCTCACCGGTGCGAGCAGCGGCTTTGGCGGCGGTGGGGGCTCGGCCGGGACGCGCTTTCCCGGCGCCGGCGGCGGCTCGGCGGCTCGCTTCGCGCGGATATCCCGAACGACGAAACGGTACCCCATGATCTCGATCACCGAGCCGGAAGCCACCGCGGCGGAACCTCCCTTGCCAAGGCGCTGTCCGTTGTGCCATGTACCGTTACTCGAAAGGTCGTACACGCGCACATCGCCGTTGTCGGCGCGCAACGAGAAGTGCTCCCGCGAGAGTGCGGTGCCGTCGAGAGGGACGGCGCTCTCCGGCCCTCGTCCGAAGACGAGGTCCGATTCGAGGGGAAATTGGTAGGGCCGCTCCGAACGGTCAGCCTCGGTTTCGACGGTGAGTTCGATCGTCACGGCCTTAGGTAAGTACTCGCTCCAGTTGCTTGCGCAAAGCCGCGGACATCAGCGGGTCGTTGGCGATGAAGGAAGCAACGCGGCTGCGCCCGGCCGGATCGAGGGCCGCAGCCGATGGGTCGGCCTCGACGAGTCCCTTTGCCAGCCGGCCGACCATCTCGGCGGACTTGACTGGGTCATCCATGTCGGCGCGCCGGTAGGTAGCGCGGACTTCCGCGGCCCACGCCGGCGCCGCGGCGACGGTCTGCTGCGCCGCCTGCGCGCCCCATGCCTGGGCAGGTGTGGCGCCCGGTTTCGTGGCCGCGTCGAGCGGCGGCGGAATGTTCGGCTTTCCCGGTCCGTTGATCTTCATTGCTTCTTCCCGGTTCGCGATCAGGCTTGAAAGCGGACTACGTCCACCATCTCGCGGAGGCTCTCCACCAGCGGCCGGACGGGGCCCCGCGGATCCACTTCCACGGCCTTCTTCAGGCATTCCCGCGCGCCGTCCTTGTCCTTTTCGAACAAGCGCAGCTCACCCATATGGGCGTGGGCCAGGGCGGAGTTCGGGTTCATTTCGATCGCGCGGCGGTAGTGCTTCGCAGCCCCCCGGAAGTCGCCTTGTTCGAAGCACACAGTGCCAAGCGCCACCTCGGCGACTTCCGAGGCCGGCAGCAAAGCGCGCACGCCGCGGAAGACGTCTCGGGCTTCGGCGAACCGCCGGGCGTCGCGATACACGTAGCCGGACTCCATCAGGAGTTCGATCTCGTCGCGGGAGGGATTTACGTTCCAGGCCATCGTTCGATTCCTATTTCATGTTCCGGATCGCTGACATCGCGGCGTCGTGCCGCGCTTTCATCACGGCGGAAGCGGCCTCGAAGGCGCGCGTCTCCATGGTGACCTGCCGCTGAAGCTCGAGGAACTGCTGCGATTCGCCCAGCATCCCGGTGGAGTTCATGCGGCCGCCGGCGATCATGTTGCCGATGGCGGAGCCGATGCCGGGGAAGAACATGTTGCCGACGCCGCCGACGATCCCGCCGAGCGTACGACGGAAGCCGCCGCTTTCCTTCTGGGATTGCGTCATGCGCTGGATGTCTTCCAGCATGAAGTTCGGCGTCACCGCCGCTCCGAGTGCCCGTTGTACCGACATGAATCTGCCTCCTGCCCCGTTATCGGCCCGACGCGGCCGGAGTTGCCGCCGCAGCTTGCTTTCGGATCTCATCCACGAGTTCGAGCATCCGCCCATAGGCGCCGACGGCAAGGTTGGCGCGGTCGCGTTCGGCGGGCGTACCTTTCGCGCGAATCCCGTCGAGGGCGCCGCACGTTGTCTCCACGCGGTTCATCACCGCCTCGAAATGACGGGCGTCGCCGAGCTTCTCGAGGGCCGGAAACTTCCGCCAGTCGCTACCGCTGTCGATGGTTTTCGCTGTCATCTTTGTAGTTCCCCTCTCACACCTGTACCATGCCGATAGGCTGGAAATTCACCAGGCGGCTCATTTCGCGGTGCGACAGCACCGAAACCTCCGGCACGCGGGAAACGGCCACCTCGCGGACGAAGGGCCGGATACCCGCCGAAGTGACGATCACCGGCCGCTGTGCCGTGTCCGGAAGCGTCCCGAACAGATTCCACATCGCGTCCCGCACCTGCTGGATGGTATCGGGCGGCATCGAAAGATACGAGCCGGACTGCCCGGACCGGATTGCGGACTGGAACAGGTCCTCGACATCGGGCGAGAGCGCATACACGAACAGCGTGGTGGTGCCCTTGGCGAGACGGGAGCAGATCCGGTCGCGGAGCGCGACACGCACGTGCTCGCTAAGCGAGATCGTATCGCTGTCCGGACGAACCGATTCACTGAGCGA
This DNA window, taken from Bryobacteraceae bacterium, encodes the following:
- a CDS encoding PEP-CTERM sorting domain-containing protein: MIRKWLLTAGVVSLFTATGWATSVAVIDDFTTLDPGNLGVVASPDSCPGDASPQTYGGSNAIGQRQVTVNRTGGTGCATFSVATPSPRAELSLDSDTSGEAMILWNVADPGTLSSAIMGAHHLSFLYRADGGVVTTGPNQSSVAFNLCLNSGACMSFAQNFVGPLVPLQQITWSFNDFFNYDAFWNDLNNGALISSIQLTLAGMNGQNLIIDQIQITTPEPATFVLMGSALAGLALLRRRRLV
- a CDS encoding zinc-binding dehydrogenase produces the protein MRSKAAVLTRYNSPLEIREYPVPESAGPGEAIVRVEMAGICGTDVHLWKGELPVPLPVILGHESAGRIQALGSGLERDWRGETLHAGDRVTWASSIVCGECFYCRVKRQPTRCVGRKAYGISYCCDDAPHLRGGYAETIVLRAGSSIFKLPDSLDTVALVGAGCALTTAIHGLERCPVGWGDVVVIQGTGPVGLAALAVAKQSGAGRIIAVGGPPHRLELARRFGGDVTVDVDEVRGPERQERVIEATGGFGADVVVECVGHPEAVNEGIELARDGGKFLVLGQYANAGNISFNPHTITRKQLEIRGSWGFEPRHVDAAMRMLGIGRWAELFAGLVTHRYRLEDANEAIETVRDWRSGKTVLVP
- a CDS encoding efflux RND transporter periplasmic adaptor subunit, with amino-acid sequence MGRAAAVAVAAALLGGIVWLALRDDPPAEVNFARVYRGRLVSRLVTNGRIEAGEAVMVSMPRDGRIVRVAVKEGARVAAGGAIAQLDTSDLQTELAAARARLAEAKDAVRLAGSGPGRTARAEIDAAIERSRRDRDDAAAKIPGLERLVAKEAAPRSELSQMRERVRALDLEIEGLRKRRESTPPDSSREPAEARVRESEAAISEFEGRLAQSTVRTREGGVVYELTIRNPGVARAGETIARVGKVDPVKALIYVDEPELGRVTTGMAVRITWDGQPNREWTAAVTRMPSQIVALNSRQVGEVECEVANADGMLLPGANVNAELVTKVSEGVLLAPTGAIRRAGSETGVWVLSGERIEWRAVTIGGSSATETEIISGVSDGESVALGAYDSLRAGDRVRTRYP
- a CDS encoding sialidase family protein; the encoded protein is MVLPLALLLAMKVTPPSPDVKYQQPQLASTGDRIGMVFGAGNDIYYAASSDDGATFSGPVRIPAGGKLALGRHRGPRVAFQAGNIVITAVAGARGGGADGDLLAWRSTDDGQTWQGPVRVNDVEGSAREGLHAMANGNGAIVAVWLDLRAKGTRLYGSQSIDGGLTWSKDFLVYESPDGTICQCCHPTVKIGLAGDVHVMWRNALDGSRDLFYSRSPAGQPAFSLASRLGRGTWKIDACPMDGGGLAVSATGKIYTVWRRENSIFVALPGSPESELGRGKDPAIAAGLNDDVFAVWTASDGIRSRSSREDRETLLSPSGAYPQVIYTGKRILAVWEQDGGIATGTVFALDLPPVTNHKLQGPRSLRPKPQK
- a CDS encoding pirin family protein; the protein is MITIRPADQRGHANHGWLDTRFSFSFAEYYDPAHMGFRALRVINDDRIAAGAGFPMHSHRDMEIITYMLDGAIAHRDSMGNEAEIREGEVQRMTAGSGVMHSEFNPLKEGKTRLLQIWLRPRERGLTPGYEQRMFTPEEKANRLLLMASADGRDGSMRIEQDADLYASVLAPGSAVEHRLAPGRHAWLQTARGSLTVNGQTLREGDGAAVSDEGALAIESGEGAEILLFDLA
- a CDS encoding amidohydrolase family protein is translated as MAVIDTHAHIYSPDERRYPPIEKPLRVPGGKGSLEDLKREAGAAAVDAVCAIQVSTYYRFDNRYILDSAAANRKWVAGVCTLDPDNPESPAMLKRFAREFGVRGMRSIPGKDGRLDAPGVRALWKAGWEAGIVINVLVGEDKAPDVHKMLYDFPKLPVVLDHCMNPKAGPGLTKTVDVVRGLAKYRNLHAKLTFIPTGSATGYPCADMHDACMKIAEAYGPERCVWGSDFPCELWCPKVSYREHLRIFTDDLPFNRRARAEILGGTAERLWFGRR
- a CDS encoding sigma-70 family RNA polymerase sigma factor, with amino-acid sequence MPERSPGEITLLLRDWKEGHPEAFEQLMPVVYEQLRAIAAGYLNRERGAATLQATALVHELYLRLLNQRKAEWTDRAHFFTFAAKLMRMILIDHARSHLAEKRGGGMARIPLSPQLAWIDVGSGDMLDLDRALSELEDLDQRKVRIVELHHLLGCTIEETADLLGVSAATVERDLKTVKAWLYRRLRT
- a CDS encoding FHA domain-containing protein translates to MTIELTVETEADRSERPYQFPLESDLVFGRGPESAVPLDGTALSREHFSLRADNGDVRVYDLSSNGTWHNGQRLGKGGSAAVASGSVIEIMGYRFVVRDIRAKRAAEPPPAPGKRVPAEPPPPPKPLLAPVSDFWNGFTGFEKTMLWVAAATAALLAAYLSSN
- a CDS encoding tetratricopeptide repeat protein, which encodes MAWNVNPSRDEIELLMESGYVYRDARRFAEARDVFRGVRALLPASEVAEVALGTVCFEQGDFRGAAKHYRRAIEMNPNSALAHAHMGELRLFEKDKDGARECLKKAVEVDPRGPVRPLVESLREMVDVVRFQA